ATCGTCGTGGCCTGGCGCGACGGCGCGCCGATCCGCCTGCAGGACGTCGCCGAGGTCAGCATCGGCGCGGAGAACAGCTATGTCGGCGCCTTCCCCAACGGCAAGCCAGGTCTCGGCATCATCATCATGCGCCAGCCGGGCGCAAACGTCGTGCGCATCGCGGACGCCATTCAGGCGGCGCTCCCGCGCCTGACCGCATCGCTGCCGGCCAGCGTCGAAGTGTCGGTGCTCAACGATCGCACGCGCACGATCCGTTCCTCGCTGCACGAGGTGGAGCTGACGCTTGCGATCACGCTCGCGCTGGTCGTGCTCGTCATGGGGCTGTTCCTGCGCCAGGTTTCGGCGACGCTGATCGTCGCCGCGGTGCTCGGCGTCTCGGTGATCGCGACCTTCGCGGCGATGTACCTGCTCGGTTTCAGCCTCAACAATCTGACGCTGGTGGCGCTGGTCATCGCGGTGGGCTTCGTCGTCGACGACGCGATCGTCGTGGTCGAGAACATCCATCGCCACATGGAGATGGGCAAGACCGCGATGCGCGCCGCGATCGAGGGCGCGCGCGAGATCGGCTTCACCGTGGTCTCGATCACCTTCTCGCTCATCGCCGCCTTCATCCCGCTGCTGTTCATGGGCGGCGTGATCGGCCGGCTGTTCCGCGAATTTTCGCTGACGGTCACCGTCTCGCTGCTGATCTCGGTGATCGCCTCGCTCACGCTCGCGCCAATGCTGTGCGCACGCTACCTCAAGTCGCCGGCGCACACGGCTGAAAGCGGCAAACGGCGCTTCACCGACCGGCTGATCGACGGCTATGGCCGCGCGCTCAAATGGACGCTGACGCGCCAGAAAATGATGCTGCTCGGCTTCGCGGCGACGATCGGCGCGGCGGTCGCGAGCTATGCCTATATCCCCAAGGGCTTCTTCCCGCTCCAGGACACCGCCTTCATCATCGGGCAGACGCTCGCGGCCGAGGATATCTCCTACGCGGACATGCGCGCCAAGCATGAAGCGATCGCGGCGATCGTCGCCAAGGATCCGGCGGTGCAGCAGTTCAGCCACGCGATCGGAACCACCGGCGGAAGCCAGTCGCTCGCCAATGGCCGCGTGTGGATCGTGCTCAAGGACCGCGGCGACCGCGACGTCTCGTCCGAAGGCCTGATCGCGCGCCTGCGCCCGCAGTTCGCGCGCATCCCGGGGATCACCGTCTCATTGCGCTCGGCGCAGGACATCAACATCGGCGCGGGCGGCGGCGCCGGGCAATATTCCTATGTGCTCAAGTCGACCGACACGCGCGAGATGGCGCGCTGGGCGGCCCAGATGACGCAGGCCATGTCCCAGTCGCCGCTGTTCCGCGATGTCCGCAACGACGTCCAGCTCGGCGCGCGCATGCAGGGGATCACGATCGATCGTGCCGCCGCCGCGCGCTACGGGCTCAGCGTCGATGCGATCGACCAGGCATTCTACGACAGCTTCGGCCAGCGCCAGATCAGTGAGTTCCAGACCCAGGCGAACCAGTATCGCGTGGTGCTGGAGGCCGATCCGTCGCGCTATGCCCGGGTCGCCAGCCTCGACACGATGTTCCTGCGCTCGCCCATCACCAATGCGATGGTCCCGCTCTCGGCGGTCGCGAAGATCGACACGCAACGCGCCGGGCCGCTCTCGATCGGGCGCCACGGCCTCTCGCCTGCGGCCAATATCAGCTTCAACCTGCCCCAGGGCGTGGCGCTGGGCGACGCGATGGCCGGGATCGAACGCATCCGGCAGGAGATCGGCGTTCCGCCGTCGGTCACCGGCGCCGCGCAGGGCTCGGCCCAGGCCTTCACGGACTCGCTCGCGACCCAGCCGCTGCTGATCCTCGCGGCGCTGATCGCGGTCTATATCATCCTCGGCATTCTCTATGAGAGCTTCTCGACCCCGCTCACCATCCTCTCGACGCTGCCCTCGGCCGGCCTCGGCGCGGTGCTGATGCTGTGGCTGTTCGGGCTCGATTTCTCGATCATGGCGCTGATCGGCGTGATCCTGCTCATCGGCATCGTCAAGAAGAACGGCATCCTCATGGTCGACTTCGCGCTCGATGCGCAGCGCAAGCGCGGGATCTCGCCCGAGGAAGCGATCTACGAGGCGGCGATCACCCGCTTCCGTCCGATCATCATGACGACGATCGCCGCCCTGCTCGCCGCGATCCCGCTGATGCTCGCCTTCGGCACCGGCGCCGAGCTCCGCCAGCCGCTGGGCGTCGCGGTGGTCGGCGGGCTCGTCATCAGCCAGGTCCTCACGCTCTTCTCCACCCCCGTCGTCTATCTGGCACTCGACCGTCTCTTCCACCGGGCACGGCCCGAAAAGGCGCCTCGCCTCAAGACCATGCTCGAAGGTGCCATGGCATGAACAGAAGCATCCTCCTTTCCCTCCCCCTCCTCGCCATTCTCGCCGGTTGCGCGCATACCCCCGCCGCAGTCCCCACTCCCAGCAATCTGCCTGCGCGCTGGGAAACGGCAACCCCGATGCCAACTGGCGAGATACCCGGCGCGTGGTGGTCGAGCTTCGGCGACCCCGTGCTCGACGGCCTGATCGACAGCGGACAGCAGCACAATGTCGATCTCCGCATCGCGGCGGAGCGCGTGATCGCCTCCCACGCGCTCCGCCGTGCCGCCACCGCCGGGTTCTTCCCTGAAATCAGCGCCGAAGCTGGCGTTTCCGCGGCCCGCCGCACCGCAGGCGATTCCGCCAGCGTCGGGCTCGGCGCGAGCTGGGAGCCTGATATTGGCGGGCGCCTGTCTGCCGCGGTCCGCGCCGCGCGCTCGGACGCCAGCGCCACCGCCGCCGATGCCGAGGCGGTCCGGCTGCTGCTGATCGAAGAGATCGCGCGCGCCTATATCGACTATCGCCTGCAGCGCGCACTGATCGCGCTGACTACGCGAACCGTCATGGCGCAGGAGGAAACGCTACGCATCACACGCGACCGCTTCGAATTCGGCATGGCCAGCGCGCTTGATGTCGAGCGTGCCTCGGCGCTGGTCTCGCAGACGCGCTCGGAGCATGCCGTGGCGAGCGAAGCAGCGGACGCGGATCGGTTCCGCCTCGCCTATCTGCTGTCGACGACGCCCGAAGACATCACGGCGCGGCTGGCCACCGGCGATGCAATTCCCGCCGCCGATCCGCTCGCGGTGCTGCGTTCGCCCGCCGATGTCCTCGCCGCGCGGCCCGATATCCGTGCAGCCGAGGCGCGCTATGCGGCGATGGCGGCGCGGCGCGACGGCACGGCGGGGCTTCGCCTGCCTTCGCTTTCGCTGTCGGGCCTGGTCGGCCTCGATGCGGGCGGGATCGGCAGCCTGCTCGACGGCGGGACAACGATCGCGTCGGTTGCCGCCGCGCTGGTTCTCCCGGTTCTCGATTTCGGACGGCGCCGTGCCGAGCTCGATGCGGCGGATTCGCAGCTGCGCGAGGCCGGGCTCGACTATGAGCGCGTCGTGCGCGGCGCGCTGCAGGAAACACAGACGGGCATCGTCTCCTATCTGCAGGGCCAGGTGCGCGAGCGCGAGCTTGGCCGGGCGATGGAGGCCGCACGGCGCGCGGCGGAGCTGTCGCAGCTCCAGTATCGCGAGGGCACGCTGTCGCAGCTCGAGGTTCTCGACGCCGCCCGAACCGTCTATCAGGCGGAGCGGGATCATGCTCGGGCGCTGGCGGACGTGTCGGCGCGGCTGGTCTCGCTCCACCGGCAGATGGGCGTCGCGCCCGCCGCGCCGGCCATGGCAAGCGGAGGCGGCGGCACGGGGCAGTGAAGATTCTGATCGTCGAGGACGAAACCAAGACCATCCACTATCTGCGCCGCGGCCTCGCGGAACAGGGCTACGCCGTCGATTATGCGACCGACGGCGAGGACGGGCTGCACCTTGCGTGCACCGGCGACTATGACGCGATCGTGCTCGACGTGATGCTGCCCAGGCTCGACGGCATTTCGCTACTCGCTGCGCTGCGCGTGGAACGCGATACGCCGGTGATCATGCTCACCGCCCGCGATACGGTCGATGACCGGCTGCGCGGACTCGGTGCGGGTGCGGACGACTATCTGGTCAAGCCCTTCTCCTTCCTCGAGCTGCTGGCCCGGCTGCAGGCGATCGTGCGCCGCGGCCGCGGGCAGGAGGCGACTCAGGTCCGGATCGCCGACCTGCATGTCGACCTCATCGCGCGGCGCGCGACGCGCGGGCGGCGGCGGCTCAACCTCACCGCGAAGGAGTTCGCGCTGCTCGCGCTGCTCGCGCGGCGGCGTTCGCAGATCGTGTCCAAGACGGTGATCACCGAGCTCGTCTGGGACATCAATTTCGATACCAACACCAATGTCGTAGAGGTCGCGATCAAGCGGCTTCGCGCCAAGCTCGAGGCGCCGGGCGAGGACAAGCTCCTGCACACCGTGCGCGGCATGGGCTATGTGCTCGAACCGCGCGACGAGGTGGCCGCGTGATGCCGCGTTCGATCGCCGGACGGCTGGCGCTGATGTTCGCGCTGGCGGTGACCGCAGTGTCGACGATCGCCGGCATCGCGCTGTTCACGTTCCAGTCGCAGCAGATCCAACACCACAAACGTGAGGAGCTGAGCGCGCGCTTCCAGATCGTCGAGCGGATGGTCAAGGATTCGACCTATGCCAGCAAATGGAAGATGATCTCGGGCAAGCTCCGGGACTTCACACCGCCGGACCGCAGCCTCTATTTCATCGTCGAGAGCCCCGACCCGCGCTTCGCCTTCCACTCCGGCGCCCTCGCCGGCGCGCAATGGAAGGGCCCGCGCGAAGGGTTCGGCAAGGCGATCATGCCCGATCGCAAGTACCTGACGCTCGCACGCACGATCCCCGCGGCTGGGGAGCGTCCCAAGGTCCGCCTCGTCATCGCGCTCGGCAGAAAATATGTCGACGAGACCGAGACCGGCCTCGCGATCGGCATCGCGGTCATGTCGCTCCTCGCCATCGTCGCGGTCGCCGCGCTCGGCTGGTGGATCGCCCGCCGCAGCCTGGCGTCGGTCGACCGGCTGTCCGAGCATGCGCGGCTGCTGAGCGCCGAGAATATGGCCCAGCGCCTGCCGACGGAGACCTTGCCCGCCGAGCTGTCGGGGCTGGTGCTGTCGCTCAACGACGCGCTCGATCGCGTCGCGGACAGCTATCAGCGGCTGTCGACCTTTAACGCCGATGTCGCGCACGAGCTGCGCACGCCGCTTGCCAACATGATCGGCGGCACCCAGGTCGCGCTGTCGCGCGACCGTCCGGTGCGCGAGCTCGAGGAGGTGCTCCAGTCCAACCTCGAAGAGCTCGACCGGATGCGCCGCATCGTCAACGACATGCTCTTTCTCGCGCGCGCCGACCAGGGCGAAGTGGCAGCGAACCTGACTGTCTGCTCGCTCGCCGAGGAAACGCGCAAGAGCGCGGAGTTCATGGCGCCCGTCATGGAAGAGGCTGGCGTCACGCTGCAGATCGACGGCGATGCCGAGGTCCCGATCGAACGATCGCTGTTCGGGCGCGCGATAACCAACCTGCTCGACAATGCCGTGCTTCACGGCGAAACCCCGGGCCGGGTTACCGTCACGATCGCCTACGAAGGAGATGCCGCGTCGATCGGCGTATCCAATCCCGGCGCGGCGATTGACCCCGCCCATCTCGACCGCATCTTCGACCGTTTCTACCGGATCGATCCCGCACGCTTTAACGGTGGCGAAAGTCATGGTTTCGGCTTGGCGCTCGTCAAGGCAGTTGCCCGCATGCACGGCGGATCGGTCTTTGCCCGGAATGAACCCGGGCGCATATGCATTGGCTTCACCGTGGCGCGCTCGATTGCGTCGGGCGGGGATTGACGATCAGGGAAATGGTGCCGCTTACAGGACTCGAACCTGTGACCCCCGCATTACGAATGCGATGCTCTACCAACTGAGCTAAAGCGGCATGCCCGGCGTACGCCGCCGGGGAAGGTGGCGGCGCTTACCAGCCTCTTTCCTAGCTGACAAGCGTTGCCGAGTGGTTGAGATACGACCTGGTCTTTACACAAGATTTACCATGGCAGGCGCAGACTCGGTCTGTTCGAGGGCATCAGCCCTCTGTGGAGCATGCGCATGGACACCCGCGGACTGGAAGACCGCCCCGAAACCGACCTCGAAGATGCCGGCGTCGGCGATTCGGGGAGTCGGCAGCACCGGATCGATATCGGCACCGACGAGCGCCGCATGCACGTGCGCGCCTATAATCACTGGGTCTCCCTGCTGCGCGGCCGCGCCTATCCCTCGATCGAGGATCTCAGCCCCGAGAATATCGCCGATTTCGGCCCGCACAGCGTGCTGCTCGACTTCAGCGCCGGCGTCGAGAATCCCGCGATCCGCTACCTCGGCGGCTCGCTGCGCGAAGAATGCGGCGTCACCAGCGACATCACCCATGTCGGCGAAGTGCCCAGCCGTTCGCTGCTCTCGCGCCTCACCGACCATTATCTCCAGATCATCGCCAACCGCGCGCCGATCGGCTTCGAGGCCGAGTTCGTCGGCCAGCGCGGGCACAATACCCTCTATCGCGGCATCCTGATGCCCTTCTCCTCGGACGAGGACACGATCGACTTCATCTATGGCGTGATCAATTGGAAGGAGATGGTCGACGCCGAGACCCAGGCGAAGCTCGAACGCGAATATGAGGAAGCGCGCCGCTCTGCGCCGCCGCCCCCCACCGCCACGCCGATCTGGGCCGATGGCCCCAGCGCGCCGATCACTGACGATCCCGAGCCCACGGTCCCGCATGACGATGTCGCCAGCATTCCCGAAACGCTCGCCGGCCGGCTGACTCTCGCGCGCGAGAGCGCCGCCGCCGCCCGCGCCGCCGACACGCGCAGCCGCGCCGCGCTCTACCGCGCGCTGTCGCGTGCCTATGATTTCGCATGCGCCGCCGAATCGGACGAGACCGGCTATGCCGAGCTGCTCGCCGAAGCCGCGATCACCGTTCAGGCGCGCGCGCCGATGACCGCCGCCGCCAAGCTCGTCTTCGGCGCCGACTATGACAAGACGCGCCTCACCGAGTTCGCCGCGGTGATGAGCAATGCCCGCCGCAACGACGTGCCCGAGGGCGGGCTCGACGCCTTCCTCACCGCCGAACCGGGCGGGATCAAGGCGATCGTCAAGGCCGAGCGCGCGCTGCGCAAGCCCGCGCCGCAGCCCGACATCTACGCCCGCGCCGCCGAAGAGCTGCGCAGCCGCCCGTCGCTCGCGCATGTCGAGATCGAGGCCGGCGACAACGAGTTCGTCCTGCTCCTCGCCCGCGCCGGGGATGACGGCATGCTCGATGTCGTCGCCAAGCTGGAAGACGATCCCGCGCTCGCCGAACGCCTGGTACGCAAAGCGGCGGCCTGACCGCATATCGCTTCCGAAACGGACGTAGCAAAGCCGCGCATCGCACGCAGCTTTGTGTCGGCTGCCACCGGTAACCCGGCAACTTCGTCTCAATTGTCACGGTGCAGTGCAGCAAGCCTTGAGCCGCGCCGCGTCCCGGCGCATAGCCCGGCGCCATGAGCAAGCCGATCAAGTCGCTCGCCGAGGCGTTGCAAGCGCGTCTCACCGATGGGGCCCTGCCGGGAGAGCTTGAGGGGTTCGGCAATGCCGAGCGCGCCGCCGCCGCCCGCTTCGTCGCGGAGGCCGCGGCCACCCGCGAGCCCGGCACCCCCGGCATCGCGCTCGAGACCGGCCTGGGGGAAGACAGCCGCGCGATGCGGCTCGCGGTCGTCAACGACGACATGCCGTTCCTGGTCGACTCGATCTCCGCGACGATCGCCGCGCACGACATCGCGATCCGCCGCGTGATCCACCCCGTCATCGCGGTCGAGCGGACCGGAGATGGCGCGCTCACGGGCATCGGAGCCGGCGGCACGCGCGAATCGATGGTCTATATGGAGCTGGAGCGTGCCGACGCGCGCGACCGCACCGGCCTGGTCCGCGATCTCGAACGCAATCTCGGCCATGTCCGCGCGGCCGTCACCGACTGGCCCGATCTGCGCCGCGCGATGAGCGAGGACGCCAACCGCATCGGCGATCCCGAGGGTGCCTCGCTGCTGCGCTGGTTCCAGGGCGGCAGCATGACGCTGGTCGGGCACGAGACCTGGCACCGCGACGCCGGCATCACCGATGCCGCGGGCATTTGCCGCATGACGCTCGACACGCCCTTGCTCGCCGACGCCTCGCGCAAGCTCGCGGTCGAGTGGTTCGAGAAGGGTGGGCAGCCGCCGTTGCTGCTCAAGTCCAACCTCATTTCCACCGTGCATCGCCGCGCCCCGCTCGACCTCGTGCTCGTGCCGCTGCGCGAGGGCGGCAAGATCACCGGGATCTCGATCCATGCCGGCCTGTGGACCAGCGCCGCGCTTCATTCGACGCCCGACGAGGTGCCGGTGCTGCGCGCGCGCCTGTCGGCGCTCGAGACCAAGTTCGGCTTCGATCCGCGCGGCCATACCGGCAAGGCGCTCGCACACGCACTGACCGGGCTGCCCCACGACCTCACCACCGCCTTCCCGCAGGAGGCACTGGAGCAGATCGCGCTCACCGCCATGTCGGTGACCGACCGGCCGCGCTCCAAGCTCATCCTGATTCGCAGCGCGCTCGGCCGCCATCTCTTCGCCTTTGTGTGGCTGCCCCGCGACGAGGTCTCGACGGGCCGCCGCGTCGCGATCGGCGAGATGCTCGAGCGCGAATCGAACGCAACCCAGATCAGCTGGTCGATCGCGCTCGAGGATGGGCCGGTCGCGCTGCTGCGCTACACGCTCGACCTGCGCGGCGAGGGCCGCATGCCCGACGCCGCCGCGCTCGATAACGAGCTCGAGCGGATGGTCCGCGGCTGGCTCCCCGCAGTCGAGAGCGCACTCGCCGAGGGCGGCATCGCCGCGGCACGCGCCGCGCGCCTCGCGCTGCGCTACGCCCCTGCTTTCCCGCTCGGCTATCGCAACGGCAACCCGCCCGAGGAGGCGGCGCGCGACATCGTCCGCATCGCCGGACTCGCGGACAGTGATGCGCGCTCGGTCCGTATCTTCGACCAGAATGGCAAGCTGCGCATCAAGCTCTACCGCCTCGGCGGCCCGCTGCCGCTGTCGGACGCGGTGCCGGTGTTCGAGAATTTCGGCTTCCGCGTGATCGAGGAAGTGCCGACCGCGCTCCCGGGCGACGCTGGCGCCTATATCCATGATTTCGAGGTCGCGCTCGCCGGCGGCGGCACGCTCAAGGGCGACACCGCGACGGTTGAGGACGCGATCGCCGCCGTCCTCGAAGGCCGATCGGAGAACGACGCCTTCAATCGCCTGATCGTCGAAGCGGGCTTGGCCCCGACTTCGGTGCTGCTGCTGCGCGCCTGGTTCCGCTATTTGCGCCAGACCGGCCTCGCCTATGGCCTGGTCACGGTGGTCGAGGCACTGCGCCGCGCGCCCGCCGTCGCCACCGCGCTGGTCGAGCGCTTCGCCGCCGCGCACGATCCCGCCCGCGCCAAGGGCAGCGCCGACGCGGTCAAGGCTGCCGATGCCGCCATCGCCGCCGGCCTCGACGCGGTCAGCGCGATCGACGATGACCGCATCCTGCGCGCCATCGCCGGCGTGATCCGCGCGACGCTGCGCACCAACGCCTTCGCCCCCGCGGCTGTAGAGGCGCTGGCCTTCAAACTCGACAGTGCGAAGGTGCCGAACCTGCCCGCCCCGCTCCCGTGGCGCGAAATCTGGGTGTACTCCCCTCGTGTCGAGGGCATCCACCTGCGCGCCGGCCCGGTCGCCCGCGGCGGCCTGCGCTGGTCCGACCGGCGCGACGATTTCCGCACCGAGATTCTCGGTCTCATGAAGGCGCAGCGCGTCAAGAACGCGGTGATCGTGCCGACCGGCGCCAAGGGCGGTTTCTATCCCAAACTGCTCCCCTCCCCCGTGCTCGACCGCGATGCGTGGTTCGAGGAGGGCAAGGAAAGCTACCGCATCTTCATCCGCTCGCTCCTGTCGGTCACCGACAACATCGTCTCGGGCAAGGTCGTCCATCCCGAGCAAGTCGCGATCCACGACGGCGAGGATCCCTATTTCGTCGTCGCGGCCGACAAGGGCACCGCGACCTTCTCCGACGTCGCCAACGCGATCGCGATCGACCGCGGCTTCTGGCTCGGCGACGCGTTCGCGAGCGGCGGTTCGGTCGGCTATGACCACAAGGCGATGGGCATCACCGCCAAGGGCGCGTGGGTCAGCGTCCAGCGCCACTTCCTCGAGATGGGCACCGACGTCCAGACGCAGAGCATCCGCGTCGCTGGCTGTGGCGACATGTCGGGCGATGTGTTCGGCAACGGGATGCTGCTGTCGCAGGCCATCAAGCTGGTCGCCGCGTTCGACCACCGCCACATCTTCCTCGATCCCGATCCCGATCCGGCGACAAGCTGGGCGGAACGCAGCCGCATGTTCGAGCTGCCGCGGTCGAGTTGGGCCGATTATGATCCGGCGCTGATCTCCAAGGGCGGCGGCGTGTTCGCGCGCACCGAGAAGGTGATCAAGCTCTCGCCGCAGGTGCGTGATGCGCTCGGCATCGAGGCCGAGGAGATCGAGCCGGGGACGCTCATCTCCGCGATCCTCAAGGCGCCGGTCGACCTCATCTGGTTCGGCGGCATCGGCACCTATGTGAAGGCCGCATCCGAGGCGCATGTCGAAGTCGGCGATCCCGCCAATGATCGCCTGCGCGTCAACGCCGAGGAGGTCCGCGCGCGAGCCATCGGTGAAGGTGCCAATCTCGGCGTGACGCAGGCTGCGCGCATCGCCTTCTCGCT
This is a stretch of genomic DNA from Sphingomonas sp. BT-65. It encodes these proteins:
- a CDS encoding NAD-glutamate dehydrogenase yields the protein MSKPIKSLAEALQARLTDGALPGELEGFGNAERAAAARFVAEAAATREPGTPGIALETGLGEDSRAMRLAVVNDDMPFLVDSISATIAAHDIAIRRVIHPVIAVERTGDGALTGIGAGGTRESMVYMELERADARDRTGLVRDLERNLGHVRAAVTDWPDLRRAMSEDANRIGDPEGASLLRWFQGGSMTLVGHETWHRDAGITDAAGICRMTLDTPLLADASRKLAVEWFEKGGQPPLLLKSNLISTVHRRAPLDLVLVPLREGGKITGISIHAGLWTSAALHSTPDEVPVLRARLSALETKFGFDPRGHTGKALAHALTGLPHDLTTAFPQEALEQIALTAMSVTDRPRSKLILIRSALGRHLFAFVWLPRDEVSTGRRVAIGEMLERESNATQISWSIALEDGPVALLRYTLDLRGEGRMPDAAALDNELERMVRGWLPAVESALAEGGIAAARAARLALRYAPAFPLGYRNGNPPEEAARDIVRIAGLADSDARSVRIFDQNGKLRIKLYRLGGPLPLSDAVPVFENFGFRVIEEVPTALPGDAGAYIHDFEVALAGGGTLKGDTATVEDAIAAVLEGRSENDAFNRLIVEAGLAPTSVLLLRAWFRYLRQTGLAYGLVTVVEALRRAPAVATALVERFAAAHDPARAKGSADAVKAADAAIAAGLDAVSAIDDDRILRAIAGVIRATLRTNAFAPAAVEALAFKLDSAKVPNLPAPLPWREIWVYSPRVEGIHLRAGPVARGGLRWSDRRDDFRTEILGLMKAQRVKNAVIVPTGAKGGFYPKLLPSPVLDRDAWFEEGKESYRIFIRSLLSVTDNIVSGKVVHPEQVAIHDGEDPYFVVAADKGTATFSDVANAIAIDRGFWLGDAFASGGSVGYDHKAMGITAKGAWVSVQRHFLEMGTDVQTQSIRVAGCGDMSGDVFGNGMLLSQAIKLVAAFDHRHIFLDPDPDPATSWAERSRMFELPRSSWADYDPALISKGGGVFARTEKVIKLSPQVRDALGIEAEEIEPGTLISAILKAPVDLIWFGGIGTYVKAASEAHVEVGDPANDRLRVNAEEVRARAIGEGANLGVTQAARIAFSLRGGRLNTDFIDNSAGVDCSDNEVNIKIALNREVIEGRLKLDDRNTLLAAMTDDVAHLVLEDNRLQTLALSFLENDGPVAVPSFVRVIEILEASGRLDRVVEGLGSNEDYLRRAQEGRGLTRPELAVLLATSKLALQDAIEDGGLGLDPELEPDLIAAFPPAMQKKFKKPIDEHRLRGEIVATKLANRIVNRLGVLHPFELAEEEGASLRDIAAMFVVAERLFGLPAIWEAIETAPISESARLALLDEVAVATRSHIADLLRICRPGESPGELIARLKPGIAALDRQAQKLLKEEARAQSGRIAAKLEGAGAPHELAAKIVRIFELDGAVGLADLGQRRGIDETELTHAFTHLGQELGLDWAQAVAARIVAGDPWERLLIAGLARDFQQLRLEFLARAEGKDPRADVDTWLAAHAPRVAQFAALVSRARKAPSPNAAMLAQIAGQARVLLGR
- a CDS encoding heavy metal response regulator transcription factor; its protein translation is MKILIVEDETKTIHYLRRGLAEQGYAVDYATDGEDGLHLACTGDYDAIVLDVMLPRLDGISLLAALRVERDTPVIMLTARDTVDDRLRGLGAGADDYLVKPFSFLELLARLQAIVRRGRGQEATQVRIADLHVDLIARRATRGRRRLNLTAKEFALLALLARRRSQIVSKTVITELVWDINFDTNTNVVEVAIKRLRAKLEAPGEDKLLHTVRGMGYVLEPRDEVAA
- a CDS encoding efflux RND transporter permease subunit, translating into MSEAALPAADAPRPGFATWFIHHPVATALMTLAAVLLGLFAFTNLPVAPLPEADFPTIQVSASLPGASPETMASSVATPLEVAFTGIPGVTEMTSTSALGQTSITIQFTLTRDIDAAAQEIQAAINSVAGRLPSDLPNLPTWRKVNPTDSPVLVLSATSDEMPLTELSDLIDTQLARQISQIDGVAQVNIAGQNKPSIRVRAQPDRLAAYGVSMADIRAAVQGSNVNLAKGAVFGRDTVATFEANDQLFTPADYGQIVVAWRDGAPIRLQDVAEVSIGAENSYVGAFPNGKPGLGIIIMRQPGANVVRIADAIQAALPRLTASLPASVEVSVLNDRTRTIRSSLHEVELTLAITLALVVLVMGLFLRQVSATLIVAAVLGVSVIATFAAMYLLGFSLNNLTLVALVIAVGFVVDDAIVVVENIHRHMEMGKTAMRAAIEGAREIGFTVVSITFSLIAAFIPLLFMGGVIGRLFREFSLTVTVSLLISVIASLTLAPMLCARYLKSPAHTAESGKRRFTDRLIDGYGRALKWTLTRQKMMLLGFAATIGAAVASYAYIPKGFFPLQDTAFIIGQTLAAEDISYADMRAKHEAIAAIVAKDPAVQQFSHAIGTTGGSQSLANGRVWIVLKDRGDRDVSSEGLIARLRPQFARIPGITVSLRSAQDINIGAGGGAGQYSYVLKSTDTREMARWAAQMTQAMSQSPLFRDVRNDVQLGARMQGITIDRAAAARYGLSVDAIDQAFYDSFGQRQISEFQTQANQYRVVLEADPSRYARVASLDTMFLRSPITNAMVPLSAVAKIDTQRAGPLSIGRHGLSPAANISFNLPQGVALGDAMAGIERIRQEIGVPPSVTGAAQGSAQAFTDSLATQPLLILAALIAVYIILGILYESFSTPLTILSTLPSAGLGAVLMLWLFGLDFSIMALIGVILLIGIVKKNGILMVDFALDAQRKRGISPEEAIYEAAITRFRPIIMTTIAALLAAIPLMLAFGTGAELRQPLGVAVVGGLVISQVLTLFSTPVVYLALDRLFHRARPEKAPRLKTMLEGAMA
- a CDS encoding heavy metal sensor histidine kinase gives rise to the protein MPRSIAGRLALMFALAVTAVSTIAGIALFTFQSQQIQHHKREELSARFQIVERMVKDSTYASKWKMISGKLRDFTPPDRSLYFIVESPDPRFAFHSGALAGAQWKGPREGFGKAIMPDRKYLTLARTIPAAGERPKVRLVIALGRKYVDETETGLAIGIAVMSLLAIVAVAALGWWIARRSLASVDRLSEHARLLSAENMAQRLPTETLPAELSGLVLSLNDALDRVADSYQRLSTFNADVAHELRTPLANMIGGTQVALSRDRPVRELEEVLQSNLEELDRMRRIVNDMLFLARADQGEVAANLTVCSLAEETRKSAEFMAPVMEEAGVTLQIDGDAEVPIERSLFGRAITNLLDNAVLHGETPGRVTVTIAYEGDAASIGVSNPGAAIDPAHLDRIFDRFYRIDPARFNGGESHGFGLALVKAVARMHGGSVFARNEPGRICIGFTVARSIASGGD
- a CDS encoding efflux transporter outer membrane subunit; this translates as MNRSILLSLPLLAILAGCAHTPAAVPTPSNLPARWETATPMPTGEIPGAWWSSFGDPVLDGLIDSGQQHNVDLRIAAERVIASHALRRAATAGFFPEISAEAGVSAARRTAGDSASVGLGASWEPDIGGRLSAAVRAARSDASATAADAEAVRLLLIEEIARAYIDYRLQRALIALTTRTVMAQEETLRITRDRFEFGMASALDVERASALVSQTRSEHAVASEAADADRFRLAYLLSTTPEDITARLATGDAIPAADPLAVLRSPADVLAARPDIRAAEARYAAMAARRDGTAGLRLPSLSLSGLVGLDAGGIGSLLDGGTTIASVAAALVLPVLDFGRRRAELDAADSQLREAGLDYERVVRGALQETQTGIVSYLQGQVRERELGRAMEAARRAAELSQLQYREGTLSQLEVLDAARTVYQAERDHARALADVSARLVSLHRQMGVAPAAPAMASGGGGTGQ